One Serinicoccus chungangensis genomic window carries:
- a CDS encoding cell wall-binding repeat-containing protein: MPSARRFVLSALTAMALVVPGVGVPAALAEEPSADPEHRSVALDPVAQTTSGEGADVLRGTLDVDERAVTVVGVRWSGPQDGGARMRVEQEGAWGEWTSLEDGLATGPDEQGQEAGEWGTEGTVLLDADRVQVELSGETEDARIESWTTYVTAQDAATVAELPVPDAGPDGLVVARRKDWAQDMDLIPSAGPIRPSPKMGITLHHTATDAYYAAEDVPAMLRAVYRYHAHTLDWRDVGYNAMVDRYGRVWEGRSGGLENNVQGAHSYGMNYDWFGLSSLGNHEISPVPQAELAGLARTAGWVLNLHGADVTQQKRYTNSYLGWTRTLSTLHGHRDVYATSCPGWQMYQMLGALRTMVAAEQRLERTAVQRIGGATRYDVAAGLAHEGAPYGVDTAYITQGGEIADALGVGPVASKGHAAVLLTRPEEVPPSTVEVLEDMGALEVVLVGGTQAVTPAVGRALEAEGYAVRRVSGRDRYDTAVQLSYEQQWHSGTVYLASGSNLTDALGGGAAAAHVEAPMLLTRTTALPPVTAARLAELAPQRVVVLGGTGAVAESVVQQAQQLLPGASIERIGGANRYQTSALIAMDAFEQSTTAVLAAGDAPVDAMAGTQLAADRSAPLLLVRKGCRTTSVDEVYDALDIRLSRLAGGSGVLSWDAGSATC, encoded by the coding sequence ATGCCCTCTGCCCGCCGCTTCGTGCTGTCCGCGCTCACCGCGATGGCCCTCGTCGTGCCCGGGGTCGGCGTCCCTGCCGCCCTCGCCGAGGAGCCCTCCGCGGACCCCGAGCACCGCTCGGTCGCGCTCGACCCGGTGGCGCAGACCACGTCCGGCGAGGGCGCCGACGTCCTACGCGGCACGCTGGACGTGGACGAGCGTGCCGTCACCGTCGTGGGGGTGCGCTGGTCGGGCCCGCAGGACGGCGGCGCCCGCATGCGGGTGGAGCAGGAGGGGGCCTGGGGCGAGTGGACCTCCCTGGAGGACGGCCTCGCCACCGGTCCGGACGAGCAGGGCCAGGAGGCGGGCGAGTGGGGGACCGAGGGCACGGTGCTCCTCGACGCCGACCGGGTCCAGGTGGAGCTCTCCGGCGAGACCGAGGACGCGCGCATCGAGAGCTGGACCACCTACGTCACCGCCCAGGACGCCGCGACGGTGGCCGAGCTCCCTGTGCCCGACGCCGGGCCGGACGGCCTCGTCGTCGCGCGGCGCAAGGACTGGGCGCAGGACATGGACCTCATCCCCAGCGCCGGACCCATCCGCCCCTCGCCGAAGATGGGCATCACCCTGCACCACACCGCGACCGACGCCTACTACGCCGCCGAGGACGTCCCGGCGATGCTGCGCGCGGTCTACCGCTACCACGCGCACACCCTCGACTGGCGGGACGTGGGCTACAACGCGATGGTGGACCGCTACGGCCGGGTCTGGGAGGGCCGCTCCGGCGGGCTGGAGAACAACGTCCAGGGTGCCCACTCCTACGGCATGAACTACGACTGGTTCGGCCTCAGCTCGCTCGGCAACCACGAGATCAGCCCGGTGCCCCAGGCCGAGCTCGCCGGCCTGGCGCGGACCGCCGGGTGGGTGCTCAACCTGCACGGGGCCGACGTCACGCAGCAGAAGCGCTACACCAACTCCTACCTCGGCTGGACCCGCACCCTGTCCACGCTGCACGGGCACCGCGACGTCTACGCCACGAGCTGTCCCGGCTGGCAGATGTACCAGATGCTCGGTGCCCTGCGCACCATGGTCGCCGCCGAGCAGCGCCTGGAGCGCACCGCGGTGCAGCGGATCGGTGGCGCCACCCGCTACGACGTCGCCGCCGGTCTCGCCCACGAGGGCGCGCCCTACGGCGTGGACACCGCCTACATCACCCAGGGCGGGGAGATCGCCGACGCGCTGGGCGTCGGCCCGGTCGCCAGCAAGGGCCACGCCGCCGTCCTGCTCACCCGGCCCGAGGAGGTGCCGCCGTCCACCGTCGAGGTGCTGGAGGACATGGGCGCGCTGGAGGTCGTCCTCGTCGGCGGCACCCAGGCCGTCACCCCCGCGGTCGGTCGCGCCCTGGAGGCCGAGGGGTATGCCGTGCGGCGCGTGTCGGGCAGGGACCGCTACGACACCGCGGTGCAGCTCAGCTACGAGCAGCAGTGGCACAGCGGCACCGTCTACCTCGCCAGCGGCAGCAACCTCACCGACGCCCTGGGTGGCGGCGCGGCGGCCGCCCACGTCGAGGCACCGATGCTGCTCACCCGCACGACCGCCCTGCCGCCGGTGACGGCGGCCCGGCTGGCCGAGCTGGCCCCCCAGCGCGTCGTCGTCCTCGGCGGGACGGGCGCCGTCGCCGAGTCGGTGGTGCAGCAGGCGCAGCAGCTCCTGCCCGGCGCCAGCATCGAGCGGATCGGTGGCGCCAACCGCTACCAGACGAGCGCCCTCATCGCGATGGACGCCTTCGAGCAGTCCACCACGGCGGTCCTCGCCGCCGGTGACGCGCCGGTGGACGCCATGGCCGGCACCCAGCTGGCGGCCGACCGCTCGGCCCCGCTGCTGCTCGTGCGCAAGGGCTGCCGCACCACCTCGGTGGACGAGGTCTACGACGCCCTCGACATCCGGCTCTCCCGGCTCGCCGGTGGGTCGGGCGTCCTCTCCTGGGACGCCGGCTCCGCCACCTGCTGA
- a CDS encoding alpha/beta hydrolase-fold protein, producing the protein MSQQTAYPLPPRHKGKLAINALRARRLDDQVIERFLAEQEVPIVEGAKCTFLYRGQADGVAVRHRIVNQPQHVPMKRVEVPEGTTPLWYVTIELPAASRVEYQIEVRQGEAVETFNDPLNPYVAHSPVGSSSVCQAAGYETPEWVAPQPDARPGELVDLTVQSKALRRATHPRVYLPARFRRSSRYPLLVVHDGDDYLNYAAMRTVLDNLIHDLDMAETIVVFTNPGDRLREYPNSAPHARHLTTELLPALEEQLPLIRRSDARCLMGASFGAVASLSTAARNPGVWDNLFLQSGSFVFTDIGSDHGGGPAFDPVVRFMNRYRERPRRVAERMFITCGVYEPLIVPNRSMVPVFESTGSRVQYVESRDGHSWENWRDRLRDGLSWIFPGPQKLVYE; encoded by the coding sequence GTGAGCCAGCAGACGGCATACCCGCTGCCCCCGCGGCACAAGGGCAAGCTCGCGATCAACGCGCTGCGCGCCCGCCGGCTGGACGACCAGGTGATCGAGCGCTTCCTGGCCGAGCAGGAGGTCCCGATCGTGGAGGGGGCGAAGTGCACCTTCCTCTACCGCGGCCAGGCCGACGGCGTGGCCGTGCGGCACCGCATCGTCAACCAGCCGCAGCACGTGCCGATGAAGCGGGTGGAGGTGCCCGAGGGGACCACCCCGCTCTGGTACGTCACCATCGAGCTGCCGGCCGCGTCGCGGGTGGAGTACCAGATCGAGGTCCGCCAGGGCGAGGCGGTGGAGACCTTCAACGACCCGCTCAACCCCTACGTGGCGCACAGCCCCGTCGGGTCCTCGAGCGTCTGCCAGGCGGCCGGCTACGAGACCCCCGAGTGGGTCGCGCCGCAGCCGGACGCCCGCCCCGGTGAGCTCGTCGACCTCACCGTGCAGAGCAAGGCGCTGCGCCGGGCCACCCACCCCCGCGTCTACCTCCCGGCGCGGTTCCGCCGCAGCAGCCGCTACCCGCTGCTCGTGGTGCACGACGGTGACGACTACCTCAACTACGCCGCCATGCGCACGGTGCTCGACAACCTCATCCACGACCTGGACATGGCCGAGACGATCGTGGTCTTCACCAACCCCGGGGACCGGCTGCGCGAGTACCCCAACTCCGCCCCGCACGCACGCCACCTCACGACCGAGCTGCTGCCGGCGCTGGAGGAGCAGCTGCCGCTCATCCGCCGCTCGGACGCCCGCTGCCTCATGGGCGCGAGCTTCGGCGCGGTCGCCTCGCTGTCCACCGCGGCCCGCAACCCCGGGGTGTGGGACAACCTCTTCCTGCAGTCCGGCTCCTTCGTCTTCACCGACATCGGCTCCGACCACGGCGGAGGGCCGGCCTTCGACCCGGTCGTGCGCTTCATGAACCGCTACCGTGAGCGTCCCCGCCGGGTCGCCGAGCGGATGTTCATCACCTGCGGCGTCTACGAGCCGCTCATCGTGCCGAACCGCTCGATGGTCCCGGTCTTCGAGTCCACCGGGTCGCGGGTGCAGTACGTCGAGTCGCGGGACGGCCACTCCTGGGAGAACTGGCGGGACCGGCTGCGGGACGGGTTGTCGTGGATCTTCCCGGGTCCGCAGAAGCTCGTCTACGAATAA
- a CDS encoding NYN domain-containing protein: MTADRITYLLVDGENIDATLGNSILGRRPHPDERPRWDRLLTFTQETWGQSAKGLFFLNASSGLPMSFVQALRALGYTPVPLSGTAEEKVVDIAIQRTLEALHARSDDVMLVSHDGDFLETVTPLIDGTRRVGLIAFEEFRNAGFHQLVHQGMEFFDLEHDTRAFNAPLPRLRIIPIAEFDPAQFLQ; encoded by the coding sequence ATGACTGCTGACCGCATCACCTATCTCCTCGTCGACGGGGAGAACATCGACGCGACCCTGGGCAACTCCATCCTCGGCCGCCGCCCGCACCCGGACGAGCGCCCGCGGTGGGACCGCCTGCTCACCTTCACCCAGGAGACGTGGGGGCAGAGCGCCAAGGGCCTGTTCTTCCTCAACGCCAGCAGCGGGCTGCCGATGTCCTTCGTCCAGGCGCTGCGCGCGCTGGGCTACACCCCGGTGCCGCTGTCCGGGACGGCCGAGGAGAAGGTCGTCGACATCGCCATCCAGCGCACCCTGGAGGCGCTGCACGCCCGCAGCGACGACGTCATGCTCGTCAGCCACGACGGCGACTTCCTCGAGACGGTGACCCCGCTCATCGACGGCACCCGCCGCGTCGGTCTCATCGCCTTCGAGGAGTTCCGCAACGCCGGTTTCCACCAGCTCGTGCACCAGGGCATGGAGTTCTTCGACCTCGAGCACGACACCCGGGCCTTCAACGCCCCGCTGCCGCGCCTGCGCATCATCCCGATCGCGGAGTTCGACCCGGCGCAGTTCCTGCAGTAA
- a CDS encoding rhomboid family intramembrane serine protease, with product MSEGARSAPVARTRFGAPVREGRPAVTWTLMGLCAVVYVAQLANPVVTRELAFVGVLAGAEPWRLVTSAFVHSPQSLLHIAFNLYILFAVGPVLEQALGRARFAVAYLICAVGGSVGVLVLAAPDPGWVRPVVGASGAIFGLLFLYIVLAWRRGGVSTGLLVMIGINLALPFFVGGIAWQAHIGGAVTGAAIGGLMLLTSAPGRSPQAVRRRALAWPALSGVLVVLLLLAGLRLWQVLGPAALGLPG from the coding sequence GTGTCCGAGGGCGCCCGCTCGGCTCCTGTCGCCCGCACCCGCTTCGGGGCACCGGTGCGCGAGGGCCGTCCGGCCGTCACCTGGACGCTCATGGGGCTGTGCGCGGTGGTGTACGTCGCGCAGCTCGCCAACCCGGTGGTGACCCGGGAGCTGGCCTTCGTCGGCGTGCTCGCGGGGGCGGAGCCGTGGCGGCTCGTCACGTCGGCCTTCGTGCACTCCCCGCAGAGCCTGCTGCACATCGCCTTCAACCTCTACATCCTCTTCGCCGTCGGCCCGGTGCTGGAGCAGGCCCTGGGCCGCGCCCGCTTCGCGGTGGCCTACCTCATCTGCGCCGTCGGCGGCTCGGTCGGGGTGCTGGTGCTGGCGGCCCCGGACCCCGGGTGGGTGCGCCCCGTCGTGGGCGCCTCGGGTGCCATCTTCGGGCTGCTGTTCCTCTACATCGTGCTGGCCTGGCGCAGGGGCGGGGTCTCGACGGGGCTGCTCGTGATGATCGGCATCAACCTGGCCCTGCCGTTCTTCGTCGGCGGCATCGCCTGGCAGGCCCACATCGGTGGCGCCGTGACCGGTGCGGCCATCGGGGGGCTCATGCTCCTGACCTCGGCGCCGGGCCGCTCCCCGCAGGCGGTGCGACGTCGGGCCCTGGCCTGGCCCGCGCTCTCGGGCGTGCTCGTCGTCCTGCTGCTGCTGGCCGGGCTGCGGCTCTGGCAGGTCCTCGGCCCCGCGGCCCTGGGGCTGCCGGGCTGA
- a CDS encoding cell division protein CrgA — translation MPESRGRDGARKRAQRTSQTEPQTQSLPSNPSWFVPVMCALMIIGVLWVAIFYITGGLWPIESIRYWNLGIGMGLIMIGFGMATQWR, via the coding sequence GTGCCCGAGTCCCGAGGCCGAGACGGCGCTCGCAAGCGCGCCCAGCGCACCAGCCAGACCGAGCCCCAGACCCAGAGCCTGCCGAGCAACCCCTCCTGGTTCGTGCCGGTGATGTGCGCGTTGATGATCATCGGCGTGCTGTGGGTGGCCATCTTCTACATCACCGGTGGCCTGTGGCCCATCGAGTCGATCCGCTACTGGAACCTCGGGATCGGCATGGGCCTCATCATGATCGGCTTCGGCATGGCCACCCAGTGGCGGTAG
- a CDS encoding peptidylprolyl isomerase has protein sequence MNVTLHTNHGDIALVLFEHAAPKTGANFTGLATGEKEYSDDAGRSNPQPFYDGLSFHRVIPGFMIQGGCPMGEGFGGPGYTFDDEISPDHDFTQPYMLAMANAGKRMGKGTNGSQFFITVEPTTWLQGKHTIFGEVADQASRDVVDAIAAVPTAAGDKPAEPVVIERVSVEG, from the coding sequence ATGAACGTCACGCTGCATACCAACCACGGCGACATCGCGCTGGTGCTCTTCGAGCACGCGGCCCCCAAGACGGGCGCCAACTTCACGGGCCTCGCCACGGGCGAGAAGGAGTACTCCGACGACGCCGGCCGGAGCAACCCGCAGCCGTTCTACGACGGCCTGTCCTTCCACCGCGTCATCCCCGGCTTCATGATCCAGGGCGGCTGCCCGATGGGTGAGGGCTTCGGCGGTCCGGGCTACACCTTCGACGACGAGATCAGCCCCGACCACGACTTCACCCAGCCCTACATGCTGGCCATGGCCAACGCCGGCAAGCGCATGGGCAAGGGCACCAACGGCTCGCAGTTCTTCATCACCGTCGAGCCGACGACCTGGCTGCAGGGCAAGCACACCATCTTCGGCGAGGTCGCCGACCAGGCCTCCCGCGACGTCGTCGACGCGATCGCCGCGGTGCCGACCGCTGCCGGTGACAAGCCGGCCGAGCCGGTCGTCATCGAGCGGGTCAGCGTCGAGGGCTGA
- a CDS encoding acyltransferase family protein: MARQMSLPASSPTPTEDRGPVPGGERALVEPGAPRPRASLPPRHGAAPGAVLETTPTRRPRRGGRGPRDVEPRPGHIPGLDGLRAIAILAVLTFHFVPTALPGGFLGVDVFFVVSGFLITTLLLREVDHRGRVDLPTFWRRRARRLLPPLAVVVLVSVATARLVGGDLLVGIGRQTLGALTFTSNWLEITAGASYFHSTSPILFVNFWSLAVEEQFYLLWPLTLVVLLALAPTTRHRVTAVVLLGLASTVLMATLIATGADATRVYYGTDTHLVGLMGGAALALAWADPVHRAGLRTATWRRFRGPAVLAALLVLAGLMRWSGEDSALTFRGGIALASVATVVLIAGLLEAPSPWRRVMSLRPLAWLGQRSYGIYLWHWPVLVIAGALVPYAVGTARGTAVLLSALVVTLVLAELSWRLLEVPVRRRGIRASIRAAAGWFTQGWHRSKRPRIVAAGLVLLLVATVVALVTAPEKSATQRQIEQSQTRIDNGTPAPAPTGGAPAEAPRRGTGLGATLGAAPAGEGSSGAADEQGDEATAEDEEDATETEAAPSPGEVEVNGSTFTADADGLLVPSGSDLTAIGDSLVVTSADGLSFRFPDIAFAAESNRQWGEATQRVDEALAAGTVRDNVVLHLGTNAGVDEEALRAVLDTLGPERNVVVMDLYVQASFTESSNETIREVVEDYPHTVVGEWNATISQQPETLQSDNVHPDIDGMHVYAEVVAHAFDELARRD, encoded by the coding sequence GTGGCACGGCAGATGTCGCTGCCCGCCTCGTCCCCGACCCCCACGGAGGACCGCGGCCCCGTCCCCGGTGGTGAGCGAGCCCTGGTCGAGCCGGGAGCACCCCGCCCTCGTGCGTCGCTGCCCCCGCGGCACGGCGCCGCGCCGGGCGCCGTCCTCGAGACCACCCCCACCCGGCGACCGCGTCGTGGCGGCCGCGGCCCTCGCGACGTCGAACCGCGGCCCGGCCACATCCCCGGCCTGGACGGCCTGCGGGCCATCGCGATCCTCGCGGTCCTGACCTTCCACTTCGTCCCGACGGCCCTGCCCGGCGGGTTCCTCGGCGTCGACGTCTTCTTCGTCGTCAGCGGCTTCCTCATCACCACGCTGCTGCTGCGCGAGGTCGACCACCGCGGCCGGGTCGACCTGCCCACCTTCTGGCGTCGCCGGGCGCGCCGGCTGCTGCCCCCGCTGGCCGTCGTCGTGCTGGTGAGCGTCGCCACCGCCCGGCTGGTCGGCGGCGACCTGCTCGTCGGCATCGGTCGGCAGACCCTGGGTGCCCTGACGTTCACCAGCAACTGGCTGGAGATCACGGCGGGGGCGAGCTACTTCCACAGCACCAGCCCCATCCTCTTCGTCAACTTCTGGAGCCTGGCGGTCGAGGAGCAGTTCTACCTGCTGTGGCCGCTGACGCTGGTCGTCCTGCTCGCGCTGGCCCCCACGACCCGGCACCGCGTCACGGCGGTGGTGCTGCTGGGGCTCGCCTCGACCGTGCTCATGGCCACGCTCATCGCCACCGGGGCGGACGCGACCCGCGTCTACTACGGCACCGACACCCACCTCGTGGGCCTCATGGGCGGCGCCGCGCTGGCCCTCGCCTGGGCCGACCCCGTGCACCGGGCCGGCCTGCGCACCGCCACCTGGCGTCGGTTCCGCGGCCCTGCGGTCCTCGCCGCGCTGCTCGTCCTGGCGGGCCTGATGCGCTGGTCCGGCGAGGACTCCGCGCTGACCTTCCGCGGCGGCATCGCCCTGGCCTCGGTCGCGACCGTCGTCCTCATCGCCGGCCTGCTCGAGGCCCCGTCGCCGTGGCGGCGGGTCATGTCGCTGCGGCCGCTGGCCTGGCTGGGACAGCGGTCCTACGGCATCTACCTCTGGCACTGGCCGGTGCTCGTCATCGCCGGGGCGCTCGTGCCCTACGCCGTCGGCACCGCCCGGGGCACCGCCGTCCTGCTCAGCGCCCTCGTCGTCACCCTGGTGCTCGCCGAGCTGTCCTGGCGGCTGCTCGAGGTGCCGGTCCGCCGACGGGGCATCCGGGCGAGCATCCGGGCCGCCGCGGGCTGGTTCACCCAGGGGTGGCACCGCAGCAAGCGGCCGCGCATCGTCGCCGCCGGCCTGGTGCTGCTGCTCGTGGCCACCGTCGTCGCCCTGGTGACCGCCCCGGAGAAGTCCGCCACCCAGCGCCAGATCGAGCAGTCCCAGACCCGCATCGACAACGGCACCCCGGCTCCCGCCCCGACCGGGGGCGCGCCGGCCGAGGCCCCGCGCCGGGGCACCGGTCTCGGCGCCACCCTCGGGGCGGCTCCCGCCGGCGAGGGGAGCTCCGGGGCCGCTGACGAGCAGGGCGACGAGGCCACGGCCGAGGACGAGGAGGACGCCACCGAGACCGAGGCCGCCCCGTCGCCCGGCGAGGTGGAGGTCAACGGCAGCACCTTCACCGCGGACGCCGACGGGCTGCTGGTGCCGTCGGGGTCCGACCTCACCGCCATCGGCGACTCCCTGGTCGTCACCAGCGCCGACGGCCTGAGCTTCCGCTTCCCCGACATCGCCTTCGCCGCCGAGTCGAACCGCCAGTGGGGCGAGGCGACGCAGCGGGTGGACGAGGCCCTCGCGGCCGGCACCGTGCGCGACAACGTCGTCCTGCACCTCGGGACCAACGCGGGCGTCGACGAGGAGGCCCTGCGGGCGGTGCTGGACACGCTCGGGCCCGAGCGCAACGTCGTGGTCATGGACCTCTACGTCCAGGCCTCCTTCACCGAGTCCTCCAACGAGACCATCCGCGAGGTCGTCGAGGACTACCCCCACACGGTCGTCGGTGAGTGGAACGCGACGATCAGCCAGCAGCCGGAGACGCTGCAGAGCGACAACGTGCACCCCGACATCGACGGGATGCACGTCTACGCCGAGGTCGTCGCCCACGCCTTCGACGAGCTGGCCCGCCGCGACTGA
- a CDS encoding ATP-grasp domain-containing protein, whose translation MNIVLVEPHFPKNQREFARALAEAGANVIGIGETPLDYLDDQLTSWMVHYEQVGSVTDRAQMTEAVRRVQGMVWVDRMESTIESHQMVAAQVREDLGIPGTSVRTTWLCRDKPSMKEALRAAGVPTARSTGADDAAQVWDFAAAVGYPLILKPRDAAGAADTVRVGSDTELSAALERMGRYSSIAVEEFIEGHEGFYDTVSVDGRIELDFASHYFPGVLEGMRARWISPQFVATNRIDDGGLYDEIRAMGHRVNEALGIGTSATHMEWFHGPRGLTFSEIGCRPPGVGCWDLYCAANDMDVYAAWAQSIVHGEVRERPSRSHSAGIVALRPDQDGVITGYSGLEDVENRYGRWIIDAHVPVAGTGTQPVEAGFMANAWIRMRHPDFDVLRDMLDDVGRTVHVYAR comes from the coding sequence GTGAACATCGTCCTCGTGGAGCCGCACTTCCCGAAGAACCAGCGCGAGTTCGCCCGGGCCCTGGCCGAGGCCGGCGCCAACGTCATCGGCATCGGCGAGACCCCGCTGGACTACCTCGACGACCAGCTCACGTCCTGGATGGTCCACTACGAGCAGGTGGGGTCGGTGACCGACCGGGCCCAGATGACCGAGGCCGTGCGCCGGGTGCAGGGCATGGTGTGGGTCGACCGGATGGAGTCGACCATCGAGTCCCACCAGATGGTGGCCGCCCAGGTCCGCGAGGACCTCGGCATACCGGGCACCTCGGTCCGCACGACCTGGCTGTGCCGCGACAAGCCCTCGATGAAGGAGGCGCTGCGCGCCGCCGGCGTGCCGACCGCCCGGTCCACGGGGGCCGACGACGCCGCGCAGGTGTGGGACTTCGCCGCCGCCGTCGGCTACCCGCTCATCCTCAAGCCCCGTGACGCCGCGGGGGCGGCGGACACCGTGCGCGTCGGCTCGGACACCGAGCTCTCCGCCGCCCTGGAGCGGATGGGGCGCTACAGCTCGATCGCCGTGGAGGAGTTCATCGAGGGTCACGAGGGGTTCTACGACACGGTCTCCGTCGACGGCCGCATCGAGCTCGACTTCGCCTCCCACTACTTCCCCGGGGTGCTGGAGGGGATGCGGGCGCGGTGGATCTCCCCGCAGTTCGTCGCGACCAACCGGATCGACGACGGGGGCCTCTACGACGAGATCCGCGCCATGGGGCACCGCGTCAACGAGGCGCTCGGGATCGGCACGTCCGCGACCCACATGGAGTGGTTCCACGGGCCGCGCGGGCTGACCTTCTCCGAGATCGGCTGCCGTCCGCCCGGGGTCGGCTGCTGGGACCTCTACTGCGCGGCCAACGACATGGACGTGTATGCCGCATGGGCCCAGTCGATCGTCCACGGCGAGGTCCGCGAGCGCCCCAGCCGCAGCCACAGTGCGGGGATCGTCGCGCTGCGCCCGGACCAGGACGGCGTCATCACCGGCTACAGCGGCCTCGAGGACGTCGAGAACCGCTACGGCCGGTGGATCATCGACGCGCACGTCCCGGTGGCGGGGACCGGCACCCAGCCGGTCGAGGCCGGCTTCATGGCCAACGCGTGGATCCGGATGCGGCACCCGGACTTCGACGTGCTGCGGGACATGCTCGACGACGTGGGGCGCACGGTGCATGTCTATGCCCGCTGA